Proteins from a single region of Streptomyces sp. Tu 3180:
- a CDS encoding type I polyketide synthase gives MSDEDKLLGYLKKVTADLHRTRQRLAAAEAREREPIAIVAMGCRFPGGVSGPDDLWRLLEDGTDAMTDWPRDRGWDVESLYDPEPGTPGRSYTRTGGFIDRVADFDASFFGISPREAVGTDPQQRLLLEICWEALERAGIDPLALRGSRTGVFSGTNLQDYPALLAHSDNAGDDGVGNSPSVLSGRISYTLGLEGPAVSVDTACSSSLVTLHLAAQALRAGECDLALAGGVTVMSTPTIFLEFSRQRGLSPDGRCRAFADAADGTAWGEGAGVLVVERLADARRNGHPVLAVLRGSAVNQDGASNGLTAPNGPSQERVIWQALRSAGLAPADVDAVEAHGTGTTLGDPIEAQALLATYGQDRPADRPLLLGSVKSNIGHTQAAAGVAGVIKTVLALRAGRLPATLHVDRPSRHVDWSAGHVELLTEARDWPGTGDRPRRAAVSSFGVSGTNAHVILEQAPEPDTDETAAPADDTPRARAFPVSGRTAAALRAQAARLAAHLRAAPDGTPRPADLAWSLATTRPALEHRAVVVARDRDDLLRGLASLAEDTPDAAVVRGVADTDGDPVLLFPGQGPQWEGMATELHAADPRFRRFFDEAAAAVEAFTDYAVLDVLRRAPGAPPLERLDVVQPTLFVVCVALARLWMACGVRPAAVAGQSQGEIAAAHIAGVLTLEDAARVVVTRSRELTAITGRGGMVAVPLPLAEVERLLTPYEGRISVGSVTGPRSVTVSGDAEPLAELLTTLTDAGVRARRVPVDYASHCAQVEEVRDALLTGFAPVRPRPARIPFHSTVTGARVEDTTTLDAAYWYDNVRRPVRFETTVRDLAGAGHRVFVEAGPHPVVTTAVGDVLEDLGITDGAVLGTLRRSEGGPERFLASAAALAVRGGRVDWTAVHDEPAHRVDLPVYAFQRRRYWPAFTGAPAADTAAGTADAPFWRAVEAGDLDTLAAALDLDPDTVSALAPALAGYRRRSTDRATADRWRYRITWHPLADRPAPALTGRWPLLVPRGHEEGPEATAVRAALTRAGADCVPVVVDPAADRTALTAALSGAADGAQAVLSLLALDDTPHPGHPLLPGGFAATVALVQAMDDLNTRLPVWFLTRGAVATAPGTGPDHPAQALIWGFGRVVALEQADCWGGLADLPAGLDDRAADRLITVLAGTDHEDQVAVRPTGVLGRRLERAATGGLPGRRRWRPGGTVLVTGGTGALGRHVARWLARSGAEHLLLVSRSGPDAEGAAGLLEELAAHGTRAELAACDIADPDALGSLLAAIPADRPLTAVFHTAAVLDDGVIGSLTPDRLAEVLRVKVGGALNLDAATTGLDLSAFVLFSSSSGVFGSPGHGNYAPGNAFLDALAEDRRARGLPATAVAWSGWADGGMASGTVGERLQRHGVRLMDPAVAVTALQDALDHDDTALVVTDIDWEVFGAELDKGRPRRLYAALPDLERPRANRPAPRAGDPDAEDTGDGLLVRLAALSDADRRHALLHLVRAHIAHVLNHPSPDDVEPARAFRELGFDSLTAVELRNALGEATGMRLPATLVYDYPTPAALAEHLDGQLAPRRGLSASGAGAPSPADSAQDPVVIVGMACRFPRGADTPERFWRLLADGTDAMGPFPQDRDWDPESLYDPEPGRAGRTSTLTGGFLDGFADFDPGVFNISPREALAMDPQQRLLLEMAWETFERAGIDPRALRGSRTGVFAGTNYQDYTSRPIAPGDEVGAHLGTGNSASVMSGRLSYTFGLEGPAVTVDTACSASLVALHLAVRSLRAGECDLALAGGITVMSTPGLFVDFSRQQGLAADGRCKAFADAADGTGFSEGGGLLLVERLSDARAKGHPVLAVVRGSAVNQDGASNGLSAPNGPSQQRVIRAALADAGLSAAEVDAVEAHGTGTRLGDPIEAQALLATYGREHDAERPLYLGSVKSNIGHTQAGAGVAGVMKMVLAMRHGVLPATLHVDAPSSHVDWDQGAVELLTGAREWTVPGDRPRRAGVSSFGISGTNAHVVLEAAPGQPAPDPGERPSGDVPWVVSGRDPQALRDQARRLLDHVSAHPGVAPADTALALATTRTAFPHRAVLIGAGQDDLTAQLRALADGTPLPATVTGTARTGGRTAFLFTGQGAQRPGMGRELHAAFPVFADAFDAVCARVPGLREAVLGDDTDLVHRTEYAQPALFAFEVALFRLLESLGVRPDVLVGHSVGEIAAAHVAGVLSLDDACTLVAARGRLMQALPAGGAMAAVRATEEEVTRLLAGREDEIGVAALNGPDDTVVSGTEDAVAEVCAHFARQGRRATRLRVGHAFHSPLMEPVLEEFRAVVTGLSYAEPALPVVSTVTGSAAEPGLLTDPEYWVRHVRRPVRFHDALLRLRDLGARRFLEVGPDSRLTALAEAVLTEAEPQAARDAVFTAAVLRDRSEPRRLLTAVATLFVHGADPDWAALLPGARPVPLPTYAFQRQRYWLPTVPAGAVAGAGGADPAGHPFLDAEITRAGSRELLFTGRLSTRTQPWLADHAVLGQVILPATAHLDLAVHAGDRAGCGHLSELTLLSPLVVPERDAVPVQVTVDAPDEAGRRPFGIWSRPAGDGTGWRLHARGVLAPQVPSPPADDLAAWPPPGAVVVSDEDPYAAFAAAGFCYGPGFRGLRTVWQRGDEVFAEVELPEPYRQDAARHGLHPALLDAALQALLVRRPGVPADEPAAPMLPFAWTGLTLHATGATALRVRLASAGHEHGYSVLVTDTTGQPVATADAITLRAVNPADGSDRPELLRLDWRATLPLPATPRAESVRWVVLGTGDDRVAAALDGAGVHLETYADLEALAKAVDTGMTMPELVLVAPEPRSPDGHAAPDAVRGLLTRTHELMCGWLADDRFADSRLVLVTRAAVTAGPVTASPGAALPDIAGAALWGLVRSAQAEHPGRFQLLDLPGESADADDRALLAAVAAGRPHGAVRDGRLLHPDVAPAATGAPAPGLAAGTVLVTGATGTLGRAVARHLVTRHGVRSLLLAGRRGPAADGADALVAELTALGARVRLESCDVADRAEVTRLLTRLPGDAPLTGVVHAAGVTDDAVLTALDPGRLDTALRPKADGAWHLHDATAHLGPTAFVLFSSAAGTFGAPGQANYAAANAFLDGLAAHRHALGLPAVSVAWGLWDGDSGMTSRLSATDRGRLARGGLRPLATDDALALLDDALTAADPAVIAVRTGSGTAGVRAMLRPTPTAPTRRTVGSGPTGPAPSRLLAGTTPEEGRARLLGLVRDLAATVLGHPSADAVEPDRLFTEQGFDSLTVVELRNHLASATGLTLPPTLLFDHATPEALAAHLHRRLDAEPQQAAAPAGGPAPAGPPVRAEDTIGGLFKAACLDGRVDDGFTLLQAAAGLRPTFTAPADLPSLPEAIRLSAGGAAAPLVCFSSYVALAGVHQYARFASRFRGRRDVWALPTQGFGAGEPLPATFDAVADLHADAVHRTVGDTPAVLLGSSSGGVLALAAARRLQERGAAPAAVVLLDTYMPRADSPFLRFSQQMLSGMFERESMFAHMDTDRLTAMSWYVALVGEWEPGPLDCPVLLVRSSEPPVPPAPGEELPAHEWQTSWDRAHTVLDVPGDHFTMMEAHARSTADATDGWLTGLGT, from the coding sequence ATGAGCGATGAGGACAAGCTCCTCGGCTACCTGAAGAAGGTCACGGCCGATCTCCACCGGACGCGACAGCGGCTGGCGGCGGCCGAGGCCCGCGAGAGGGAACCCATAGCGATCGTCGCGATGGGCTGCCGCTTCCCCGGCGGCGTGTCCGGCCCCGACGACCTGTGGCGGCTGCTGGAGGACGGCACGGACGCGATGACCGACTGGCCGCGCGACCGCGGCTGGGACGTCGAGTCGCTCTACGACCCGGAACCGGGCACACCCGGCCGCAGCTACACCCGCACCGGCGGGTTCATCGACCGGGTCGCCGACTTCGACGCCTCGTTCTTCGGCATCTCCCCGCGCGAGGCCGTCGGCACCGACCCGCAGCAGCGGCTGCTGCTGGAGATCTGCTGGGAGGCCCTGGAACGCGCCGGCATCGACCCGCTCGCCCTGCGCGGCAGCCGCACCGGCGTGTTCTCCGGCACCAACCTCCAGGACTACCCGGCCCTGCTCGCCCACTCCGACAACGCCGGCGACGACGGCGTCGGCAACTCGCCCAGCGTGCTCTCCGGGCGCATCTCGTACACCCTGGGCCTGGAGGGGCCGGCCGTCTCCGTCGACACCGCCTGCTCCTCCTCCCTGGTCACCCTGCACCTGGCCGCGCAGGCGCTGCGCGCGGGGGAGTGCGACCTGGCCCTGGCCGGCGGCGTCACCGTCATGTCGACCCCGACGATCTTCCTCGAGTTCAGCCGCCAGCGCGGGCTGTCCCCGGACGGACGCTGCCGGGCCTTCGCCGACGCGGCCGACGGCACCGCCTGGGGCGAGGGCGCCGGCGTCCTCGTCGTCGAGCGGCTGGCCGACGCCCGGCGCAACGGCCACCCCGTCCTCGCCGTGCTGCGCGGCTCCGCCGTCAACCAGGACGGCGCCTCCAACGGCCTGACCGCACCCAACGGGCCGTCCCAGGAACGCGTCATCTGGCAGGCCCTGCGCTCCGCCGGACTCGCCCCCGCCGACGTCGACGCCGTCGAGGCGCACGGCACCGGCACCACCCTCGGTGACCCCATCGAGGCGCAGGCCCTGCTCGCCACCTACGGCCAGGACCGGCCCGCCGACCGGCCGCTGCTGCTCGGCTCGGTGAAGTCCAACATCGGCCACACCCAGGCCGCCGCCGGAGTCGCCGGCGTCATCAAGACCGTCCTCGCCCTGCGCGCCGGCCGCCTGCCGGCCACCCTGCACGTCGACCGGCCCAGCCGGCACGTCGACTGGAGCGCGGGCCACGTCGAACTGCTCACCGAGGCCCGCGACTGGCCCGGCACCGGCGACCGGCCGCGCCGCGCCGCGGTCTCCTCCTTCGGCGTCAGCGGCACCAACGCCCACGTCATCCTCGAACAGGCCCCCGAGCCGGACACGGACGAGACGGCCGCGCCGGCCGACGACACCCCCCGCGCCCGGGCCTTCCCCGTCTCCGGCCGCACCGCCGCCGCCCTGCGCGCGCAGGCCGCCCGTCTCGCCGCCCACCTGCGGGCCGCCCCCGACGGCACGCCCCGCCCCGCCGACCTCGCCTGGTCCCTGGCCACCACCCGGCCCGCCCTCGAACACCGGGCCGTGGTCGTCGCCCGCGACCGGGACGATCTCCTGCGCGGCCTGGCCTCACTCGCCGAGGACACACCCGACGCGGCCGTCGTGCGCGGCGTCGCCGACACCGACGGCGACCCGGTCCTCCTCTTTCCCGGCCAGGGCCCCCAGTGGGAGGGCATGGCCACCGAACTCCACGCGGCCGACCCGCGGTTCCGCCGCTTCTTCGACGAGGCCGCCGCCGCGGTCGAGGCGTTCACCGACTACGCGGTCCTCGACGTGCTGCGCCGCGCACCGGGCGCCCCGCCGCTGGAGCGTCTCGACGTCGTCCAGCCCACCCTGTTCGTCGTCTGCGTCGCACTCGCCCGGCTGTGGATGGCCTGCGGAGTGCGCCCCGCCGCGGTGGCCGGGCAGAGCCAGGGCGAGATCGCCGCCGCCCACATCGCCGGCGTCCTCACCCTGGAGGACGCCGCCCGCGTCGTCGTCACCCGCTCCCGGGAACTGACCGCCATCACCGGCCGCGGCGGCATGGTGGCCGTCCCCCTGCCGCTCGCCGAGGTGGAACGGCTCCTGACCCCCTACGAGGGCCGGATCTCGGTGGGTTCGGTCACCGGCCCCCGCTCGGTCACCGTCTCCGGGGACGCCGAACCGCTCGCCGAACTCCTGACCACCCTCACCGACGCCGGGGTCCGAGCCCGCCGCGTCCCCGTGGACTACGCCTCCCACTGCGCGCAGGTGGAGGAGGTCCGCGACGCACTGCTCACCGGGTTCGCGCCGGTCCGCCCGCGCCCCGCACGGATCCCCTTCCACTCCACCGTCACCGGGGCCCGCGTCGAGGACACCACCACCCTCGACGCCGCCTACTGGTACGACAACGTCCGCCGCCCGGTCCGCTTCGAGACCACCGTGCGGGACCTCGCCGGAGCCGGGCACCGCGTCTTCGTCGAGGCCGGCCCGCACCCCGTCGTCACCACCGCGGTCGGCGACGTCCTGGAGGACCTCGGCATCACCGACGGCGCCGTCCTCGGCACCCTGCGCCGCTCCGAGGGCGGACCCGAACGCTTCCTCGCCTCCGCCGCCGCCCTCGCCGTGCGCGGCGGCCGCGTCGACTGGACGGCCGTCCACGACGAGCCCGCCCACCGCGTCGACCTGCCCGTCTACGCCTTCCAGCGCCGCCGCTACTGGCCCGCCTTCACCGGCGCACCGGCCGCCGACACCGCCGCCGGCACCGCGGACGCCCCGTTCTGGCGGGCCGTCGAGGCGGGCGACCTCGACACCCTGGCCGCCGCCCTCGACCTGGACCCGGACACCGTCTCCGCCCTCGCCCCCGCCCTGGCCGGCTACCGCAGGCGCAGCACCGACCGGGCCACCGCCGACCGCTGGCGCTACCGCATCACCTGGCACCCCCTGGCCGACCGCCCCGCCCCCGCGCTGACCGGACGCTGGCCGCTGCTGGTGCCCCGCGGCCACGAGGAGGGTCCCGAGGCCACCGCGGTCCGCGCCGCCCTCACCCGGGCCGGCGCCGACTGCGTCCCGGTCGTCGTCGACCCCGCCGCCGACCGCACGGCCCTCACCGCCGCCCTGTCCGGCGCGGCCGACGGGGCGCAGGCCGTGCTCTCGCTCCTCGCCCTCGACGACACCCCGCACCCCGGCCACCCGCTGCTGCCCGGCGGGTTCGCCGCCACCGTCGCCCTCGTCCAGGCCATGGACGACCTCAACACCCGCCTGCCGGTGTGGTTCCTGACCCGGGGCGCCGTCGCCACCGCGCCCGGGACGGGCCCCGACCACCCCGCCCAGGCCCTGATCTGGGGCTTCGGCCGGGTCGTCGCGCTGGAACAGGCCGACTGCTGGGGCGGTCTGGCCGATCTGCCCGCCGGCTTGGACGACCGCGCCGCCGACCGGCTGATCACGGTCCTCGCGGGCACCGACCACGAGGACCAGGTCGCCGTCCGCCCCACCGGGGTCCTCGGCCGCCGCCTGGAGCGCGCCGCCACCGGCGGACTGCCCGGCCGCCGCCGCTGGCGGCCGGGCGGCACCGTCCTGGTCACCGGCGGCACCGGAGCCCTCGGCCGGCACGTCGCCCGCTGGCTCGCCCGCTCCGGCGCCGAGCACCTGCTGCTCGTCAGCCGCTCCGGCCCCGACGCGGAGGGCGCCGCCGGCCTGCTGGAGGAACTCGCCGCCCACGGAACCCGCGCCGAGCTGGCCGCCTGCGACATCGCCGACCCCGACGCCCTCGGCTCCCTGCTCGCCGCCATCCCCGCCGACCGGCCCCTCACCGCCGTCTTCCACACCGCGGCCGTCCTCGACGACGGCGTCATCGGCTCCCTCACCCCCGACCGGCTCGCCGAGGTGCTGCGGGTCAAGGTCGGCGGCGCCCTCAACCTCGACGCCGCCACCACCGGGCTCGACCTGTCCGCGTTCGTGCTGTTCTCCTCCTCGTCGGGCGTCTTCGGCAGCCCCGGACACGGCAACTACGCCCCCGGCAACGCCTTCCTCGACGCCCTCGCCGAGGACCGCCGCGCCCGCGGACTGCCCGCCACCGCCGTGGCCTGGAGCGGCTGGGCCGACGGCGGCATGGCCTCCGGCACCGTCGGCGAACGCCTCCAGCGGCACGGCGTGCGCCTGATGGACCCCGCCGTCGCCGTCACCGCCCTCCAGGACGCCCTCGACCACGACGACACCGCGCTGGTCGTCACCGACATCGACTGGGAGGTCTTCGGCGCCGAACTCGACAAGGGCCGTCCCCGGCGCCTGTACGCCGCCCTGCCCGACCTGGAGCGCCCGCGGGCGAACCGGCCCGCGCCCCGCGCCGGCGACCCGGACGCGGAGGACACCGGGGACGGGCTCCTCGTCCGGCTCGCCGCCCTCTCCGACGCGGACCGCAGGCACGCCCTGCTGCACCTCGTCCGCGCCCACATCGCCCACGTCCTCAACCACCCGAGCCCCGACGACGTCGAACCCGCCCGCGCCTTCCGCGAACTCGGCTTCGACTCCCTCACCGCCGTCGAACTGCGCAACGCCCTCGGCGAGGCGACCGGCATGCGGCTGCCCGCCACCCTCGTCTACGACTACCCGACCCCGGCCGCGCTCGCCGAGCACCTCGACGGGCAGCTCGCCCCCCGGCGAGGGCTCTCCGCCTCCGGTGCCGGTGCGCCGTCGCCCGCGGACAGCGCACAGGACCCCGTCGTGATCGTCGGCATGGCCTGCCGGTTCCCCCGCGGCGCGGACACCCCCGAACGGTTCTGGCGGCTCCTGGCCGACGGCACCGACGCGATGGGCCCCTTCCCGCAGGACCGGGACTGGGACCCGGAGTCGCTCTACGACCCCGAGCCCGGACGGGCCGGCCGCACCTCCACGCTCACCGGCGGCTTCCTCGACGGCTTCGCCGACTTCGACCCGGGCGTGTTCAACATCTCGCCGCGGGAGGCCCTCGCCATGGACCCGCAGCAGCGGCTGCTGCTGGAGATGGCGTGGGAGACGTTCGAGCGGGCCGGGATCGACCCGCGCGCGCTGCGCGGCAGCCGCACCGGCGTCTTCGCCGGCACCAACTACCAGGACTACACCTCCCGCCCGATCGCACCGGGCGACGAGGTCGGGGCCCACCTGGGCACCGGCAACTCCGCCAGTGTCATGTCGGGCCGGCTGTCGTACACCTTCGGCCTGGAGGGTCCGGCGGTCACCGTCGACACCGCCTGCTCCGCGTCCCTGGTGGCCCTGCACCTGGCCGTGCGGTCGCTGCGCGCGGGGGAGTGCGACCTGGCCCTGGCGGGCGGCATCACCGTGATGTCGACGCCGGGTCTGTTCGTGGACTTCAGCCGGCAGCAGGGGCTGGCGGCGGACGGCCGGTGCAAGGCGTTCGCGGACGCGGCGGACGGGACCGGGTTCTCCGAGGGCGGCGGTCTGCTGCTGGTGGAGCGGCTGTCGGACGCGCGCGCCAAGGGGCACCCGGTGCTGGCGGTGGTGCGCGGCTCGGCGGTGAACCAGGACGGCGCGTCCAACGGGCTGAGCGCGCCCAACGGCCCCTCCCAGCAGCGGGTGATCCGGGCCGCGCTCGCGGACGCGGGGCTGTCGGCGGCGGAGGTGGACGCGGTGGAGGCGCACGGCACGGGCACGCGGCTGGGCGACCCGATCGAGGCGCAGGCCCTGCTCGCCACCTACGGGCGGGAGCACGACGCGGAGCGTCCGCTGTATTTGGGGTCGGTGAAGTCCAACATCGGTCACACGCAGGCGGGTGCCGGTGTGGCGGGCGTGATGAAGATGGTGCTGGCGATGCGGCACGGTGTGCTGCCGGCGACGCTGCACGTGGACGCGCCGTCCTCGCACGTGGACTGGGACCAGGGCGCGGTCGAGCTGCTGACCGGGGCGCGGGAGTGGACCGTGCCCGGGGACCGGCCACGGCGCGCGGGGGTGTCGTCCTTCGGGATCAGCGGCACCAACGCGCACGTCGTCCTCGAGGCCGCACCCGGACAACCCGCCCCCGACCCGGGGGAGAGGCCGTCCGGCGATGTTCCCTGGGTCGTCAGCGGCCGTGACCCGCAGGCCCTGCGCGACCAGGCCCGCCGCCTGCTCGACCACGTGAGCGCGCACCCCGGCGTGGCACCGGCCGACACCGCCCTCGCCCTGGCCACCACCCGCACCGCCTTCCCCCACCGGGCCGTGCTCATCGGCGCGGGCCAGGACGACCTCACCGCCCAGCTCCGGGCCCTCGCCGACGGCACCCCGCTGCCGGCGACCGTCACCGGCACCGCCCGCACCGGCGGGCGCACCGCCTTCCTGTTCACCGGGCAGGGCGCCCAGCGCCCCGGCATGGGCCGCGAACTGCACGCCGCCTTCCCGGTGTTCGCCGACGCCTTCGACGCCGTCTGCGCACGGGTCCCCGGCCTGCGCGAGGCCGTGCTCGGGGACGACACCGACCTCGTGCACCGCACCGAGTACGCCCAGCCCGCCCTCTTCGCCTTCGAGGTCGCGCTGTTCCGGCTGCTGGAGTCGCTCGGCGTACGCCCCGACGTGCTCGTGGGCCACTCCGTCGGCGAGATCGCCGCGGCCCACGTGGCCGGCGTGCTCTCCCTCGACGACGCCTGCACCCTGGTGGCCGCCCGCGGACGCCTGATGCAGGCCCTCCCGGCGGGCGGCGCGATGGCCGCGGTACGGGCCACCGAGGAGGAGGTGACGCGGCTGCTGGCCGGACGGGAGGACGAGATCGGCGTCGCCGCCCTCAACGGGCCCGACGACACCGTCGTCTCCGGCACCGAGGACGCCGTGGCCGAGGTCTGCGCGCACTTCGCCCGGCAGGGCCGGCGCGCGACCCGGCTGCGGGTCGGCCACGCCTTCCACTCGCCCCTGATGGAGCCGGTGCTCGAGGAGTTCCGGGCCGTCGTCACCGGACTGTCCTACGCCGAGCCGGCCCTGCCCGTCGTGTCGACCGTGACCGGCTCGGCCGCGGAACCCGGCCTGCTCACCGACCCCGAGTACTGGGTACGGCACGTCAGGCGGCCGGTCCGGTTCCACGACGCCCTGCTGCGCCTGCGCGACCTCGGCGCCCGCCGCTTCCTGGAGGTGGGCCCCGACAGCCGGCTCACCGCCCTCGCCGAGGCGGTCCTCACCGAGGCGGAGCCGCAGGCCGCGCGGGACGCGGTGTTCACCGCCGCCGTCCTGCGCGACCGGTCCGAACCGCGCCGGCTGCTCACCGCGGTCGCCACCCTCTTCGTCCACGGCGCCGACCCCGACTGGGCGGCGCTGCTGCCCGGCGCCCGGCCCGTGCCGCTCCCCACGTACGCCTTCCAGCGGCAGCGCTACTGGCTGCCCACCGTGCCGGCCGGCGCGGTCGCCGGAGCCGGGGGAGCCGACCCCGCCGGTCACCCGTTCCTCGACGCCGAGATCACCCGGGCGGGCTCGCGGGAGCTGCTGTTCACCGGGCGGCTGTCGACGCGCACCCAGCCCTGGCTCGCCGACCACGCCGTCCTCGGGCAGGTCATCCTGCCCGCCACCGCCCACCTCGACCTCGCCGTACACGCCGGCGACCGGGCCGGCTGCGGCCACCTGAGCGAACTCACCCTGCTCAGCCCGCTCGTCGTACCGGAGCGGGACGCCGTCCCCGTCCAGGTCACCGTCGACGCTCCCGACGAGGCCGGGCGCCGTCCCTTCGGCATCTGGTCGCGGCCCGCCGGCGACGGAACCGGCTGGCGCCTGCACGCCCGGGGCGTCCTCGCCCCGCAGGTCCCCTCCCCGCCGGCGGACGACCTGGCCGCCTGGCCGCCGCCCGGCGCCGTCGTCGTCTCCGACGAGGACCCCTACGCCGCCTTCGCCGCGGCCGGGTTTTGCTACGGGCCCGGCTTCCGCGGGCTGCGCACCGTGTGGCAGCGCGGCGACGAGGTCTTCGCCGAGGTCGAACTGCCCGAGCCGTACCGGCAGGACGCCGCCCGGCACGGCCTGCACCCCGCGCTCCTGGACGCCGCCCTCCAGGCGCTCCTGGTCCGGCGTCCGGGAGTTCCGGCGGACGAACCCGCCGCGCCCATGCTGCCGTTCGCCTGGACCGGGCTGACCCTGCACGCCACCGGCGCCACCGCCCTGCGGGTGCGGCTGGCCTCCGCCGGGCACGAGCACGGCTACTCCGTCCTCGTCACCGACACCACCGGGCAGCCGGTCGCCACCGCCGACGCGATCACCCTGCGCGCGGTGAACCCCGCCGACGGCTCCGACCGGCCCGAACTGCTGCGCCTGGACTGGCGGGCGACCCTGCCGCTGCCGGCCACGCCCCGCGCGGAGTCGGTGCGCTGGGTCGTCCTCGGCACCGGTGACGACCGCGTCGCCGCGGCCCTCGACGGGGCCGGCGTGCACCTGGAGACCTACGCCGACCTGGAGGCCCTGGCCAAGGCGGTCGACACCGGCATGACCATGCCCGAACTGGTCCTGGTGGCCCCCGAACCCCGCAGCCCCGACGGCCATGCGGCACCCGACGCGGTACGGGGCCTGCTGACCCGGACGCACGAGCTGATGTGCGGCTGGCTGGCCGACGACCGGTTCGCCGACTCCCGGCTGGTCCTCGTCACCCGCGCCGCCGTCACCGCCGGTCCGGTCACCGCGTCTCCCGGAGCGGCCCTGCCGGACATCGCCGGCGCCGCCCTGTGGGGACTGGTGCGCTCCGCGCAGGCCGAACACCCCGGCCGGTTCCAGCTGCTGGACCTGCCCGGCGAGTCCGCGGACGCCGACGACCGGGCCCTGCTCGCCGCGGTGGCCGCCGGCCGGCCGCACGGCGCCGTCCGCGACGGACGCCTCCTGCACCCCGATGTGGCCCCCGCCGCCACCGGCGCCCCCGCGCCCGGCCTGGCCGCCGGCACCGTCCTGGTCACCGGCGCCACCGGCACCCTCGGCCGGGCCGTCGCCCGCCACCTGGTCACCCGGCACGGCGTGCGCTCCCTGCTGCTGGCCGGCCGCCGCGGCCCCGCCGCCGACGGCGCGGACGCCCTGGTCGCCGAACTGACCGCGCTGGGGGCCAGGGTCCGGCTGGAGTCCTGCGACGTCGCCGACCGCGCCGAGGTCACCCGGCTGCTGACCCGGCTGCCCGGCGACGCGCCGCTGACGGGGGTCGTCCACGCGGCCGGCGTCACCGACGACGCCGTGCTCACCGCCCTCGACCCCGGCCGTCTGGACACCGCGCTGCGTCCCAAGGCCGACGGCGCCTGGCACCTGCACGACGCCACCGCGCACCTCGGCCCGACGGCGTTCGTGCTGTTCTCCTCCGCGGCCGGCACCTTCGGCGCACCCGGCCAGGCCAACTACGCGGCCGCGAACGCCTTCCTCGACGGGCTCGCCGCCCACCGCCACGCCCTGGGACTGCCCGCCGTCTCCGTCGCCTGGGGACTGTGGGACGGCGACAGCGGCATGACCTCCCGCCTGTCCGCCACCGACCGCGGCCGGCTGGCCCGCGGCGGCCTGCGCCCGCTCGCCACCGACGACGCCCTCGCCCTGCTGGACGACGCGCTGACCGCCGCGGACCCCGCGGTGATCGCCGTACGCACCGGCTCGGGCACCGCGGGAGTACGCGCGATGCTCCGCCCCACGCCCACCGCCCCCACCCGCCGCACCGTCGGGTCCGGCCCCACCGGACCGGCCCCCTCACGCCTGCTCGCCGGCACCACGCCCGAGGAGGGCCGCGCCCGCCTGCTCGGACTGGTCCGCGACCTGGCCGCCACCGTGCTGGGCCACCCCTCGGCCGACGCGGTCGAACCCGACCGCCTCTTCACCGAGCAGGGCTTCGACTCCCTGACGGTGGTGGAACTGCGCAACCACCTCGCCTCGGCGACCGGTCTCACGCTGCCCCCCACCCTGCTGTTCGACCACGCCACCCCCGAGGCGCTCGCCGCCCACCTGCACCGGCGCCTCGACGCGGAGCCGCAGCAGGCCGCCGCACCCGCCGGCGGCCCGGCTCCGGCCGGCCCGCCGGTCCGCGCCGAGGACACGATCGGCGGCCTGTTCAAGGCGGCCTGCCTGGACGGCCGGGTGGACGACGGCTTCACGCTGCTCCAGGCGGCGGCCGGACTGCGTCCCACCTTCACCGCCCCGGCCGACCTGCCGTCCCTCCCGGAGGCGATCCGCCTGTCGGCCGGCGGCGCCGCCGCACCCCTGGTGTGCTTCAGCTCCTACGTCGCCCTCGCCGGCGTCCACCAGTACGCCCGGTTCGCCTCCCGCTTCCGCGGCCGGCGCGACGTGTGGGCCCTGCCCACCCAGGGCTTCGGCGCCGGGGAGCCGCTGCCCGCCACCTTCGACGCGGTGGCCGACCTGCACGCCGACGCCGTGCACCGCACCGTCGGCGACACCCCGGCGGTCCTGCTCGGCTCCTCCTCCGGCGGCGTGCTGGCCCTGGCCGCGGCCCGGCGCCTGCAGGAGCGCGGCGCGGCCCCGGCCGCCGTCGTCCTGCTCGACACCTACATGCCGCGGGCCGACTCGCCGTTCCTGCGCTTCTCCCAGCAGATGCTGAGCGGCATGTTCGAACGCGAGTCGATGTTCGCGCACATGGACACCGACCGGCTGACCGCCATGAGCTGGTACGTGGCGCTCGTCGGCGAGTGGGAGCCGGGTCCGCTGGACTGCCCGGTCCTGCTGGTGCGTTCCAGCGAGCCGCCGGTGCCCCCGGCCCCCGGGGAGGAGCTGCCCGCGCACGAGTGGCAGACGTCCTGGGACCGGGCCCACACCGTGCTCGACGTCCCCGGCGACCACTTCACCATGATGGAGGCGCACGCCCGCTCCACCGCCGACGCCACCGACGGCTGGCTGACCGGCCTCGGCACCTGA